Proteins encoded by one window of bacterium BMS3Abin11:
- the mltA gene encoding membrane-bound lytic murein transglycosylase A precursor, protein MKLLFFIILAIFLSSCAPRPPEPGIGEAIGWDELPGWNSDRQAEAWPALLQQCRVMAKKKPQWEDICHAAIALGDVDDDIARTFFESRFTPHPVIPSNKEDGSPGTGLVTGYYEPLLNGSLSRSEQYRYPLYAVPDDLLRIDLAGLYPELSKMSLRGRVVGKKVVAYPDRATIDGEDSPLWGKELVWIDDPVAVFFLHIQGSGRIQMDDGSIMAVGYADQNGQPYTSIGKILIERGEIPREDISLFTIRQWLKDHPQQAQALLEKNRSYIFFQSRENTDENPRGSLNIPLTPSRSIAVDPINIPLGSPVWLHTSYPGEPDGSLQRLTFAQDTGGAIKGYARADMFWGNGEMAEKLAGKMKQEAELYVLVPQDK, encoded by the coding sequence TTGAAACTTCTCTTTTTTATAATTCTTGCCATCTTCCTGTCCAGCTGTGCACCGCGGCCACCGGAACCCGGTATAGGCGAAGCTATTGGCTGGGATGAATTACCTGGCTGGAATAGTGATCGTCAGGCTGAGGCCTGGCCTGCGCTACTTCAGCAATGCAGGGTAATGGCTAAAAAGAAACCGCAATGGGAAGATATTTGCCATGCTGCAATTGCGCTTGGCGATGTTGATGATGATATCGCCCGTACTTTTTTCGAGAGCCGCTTTACTCCCCACCCTGTTATTCCGTCGAATAAAGAAGATGGCAGTCCGGGCACGGGACTGGTGACTGGTTATTACGAACCGTTACTCAATGGTAGTTTGTCTCGCAGTGAACAATACCGATACCCGCTTTATGCTGTTCCTGATGATCTGTTACGCATAGATCTCGCCGGACTTTATCCTGAGTTATCAAAAATGAGTCTGCGCGGGCGAGTAGTAGGCAAAAAGGTGGTTGCCTATCCTGATCGAGCAACTATTGATGGTGAAGACTCACCGCTATGGGGAAAGGAGCTGGTCTGGATTGATGATCCTGTCGCCGTGTTTTTCCTGCATATTCAGGGCTCGGGGCGCATCCAGATGGACGACGGCAGCATAATGGCGGTTGGCTATGCCGACCAGAACGGTCAACCCTATACATCGATAGGGAAGATACTTATTGAGCGTGGTGAGATACCACGTGAAGACATCAGCCTGTTTACCATTCGTCAATGGTTGAAAGATCACCCGCAACAGGCGCAGGCGTTACTGGAAAAAAATCGCAGTTATATTTTTTTCCAGTCGCGTGAAAACACCGATGAAAACCCCCGCGGTTCCCTGAACATTCCACTGACACCTTCCCGCAGTATTGCGGTCGACCCGATCAATATTCCTCTGGGTAGCCCTGTATGGCTGCACACCAGCTATCCCGGGGAACCTGACGGCAGCTTACAGCGCCTCACTTTCGCACAGGATACAGGAGGCGCTATCAAGGGTTATGCACGCGCGGACATGTTCTGGGGCAATGGTGAAATGGCTGAAAAACTGGCCGGGAAGATGAAGCAGGAGGCAGAGCTGTATGTGTTGGTGCCTCAGGATAAATAA
- the oppF gene encoding oligopeptide transport ATP-binding protein OppF → MDSHKPFLEVSNNRVWFDIPGPGVWLRKKQILKAVNDVSFQLGEGETLGVVGESGCGKSTLVRGILGLETVTDGSVKLYGEELTTLDKKNMRSKRRDMQIIFQDPLASLDPRMTVSEIISEPLIVFQPELSKKERKRKVQQIMQRVGLLPNQINRYPHEFSGGQAQRIGIARALILKPKLLVCDEPVSALDVSIQAQIINLLMDLQQEMGLSIIFIAHDLSVVKHISHRVMVMYMGKVVEMASRDDLFHHPRHPYTKALMESIPIPDPTIERAKRGAPLTGDLPSPMDPPSGCNFRTRCPRAQDICAAETPEWTEKAPGHWVACHFPVI, encoded by the coding sequence ATGGATAGTCACAAACCATTTCTAGAAGTCAGTAACAACCGAGTCTGGTTCGATATTCCCGGACCGGGTGTGTGGCTGCGAAAGAAACAAATACTGAAGGCGGTAAATGATGTCAGCTTTCAGCTGGGGGAAGGTGAAACTCTGGGTGTCGTCGGTGAATCCGGCTGTGGCAAGTCCACCCTGGTGCGCGGCATACTGGGACTGGAAACCGTCACCGACGGCAGTGTCAAACTATACGGTGAAGAACTCACCACGCTGGATAAAAAGAACATGCGCAGCAAAAGACGAGACATGCAGATTATCTTCCAGGATCCGCTGGCCTCGCTCGACCCACGCATGACCGTCAGCGAAATTATCTCCGAGCCACTAATAGTTTTTCAGCCAGAACTTTCGAAAAAAGAACGCAAGCGGAAGGTGCAGCAGATTATGCAACGCGTAGGTCTGCTGCCCAACCAGATCAATCGCTATCCGCATGAATTTTCCGGCGGTCAGGCACAGCGTATCGGTATTGCCCGTGCCCTGATCCTCAAACCCAAATTGCTGGTCTGCGATGAACCGGTCAGTGCGCTGGATGTCTCCATCCAGGCACAGATCATCAATCTGCTAATGGATCTGCAACAGGAAATGGGCCTGTCCATAATCTTCATCGCCCATGACTTAAGCGTAGTCAAACATATCTCACACCGTGTAATGGTGATGTACATGGGTAAAGTAGTGGAAATGGCATCACGGGATGATCTCTTCCACCATCCACGCCATCCATATACAAAAGCACTGATGGAATCCATACCAATCCCGGACCCCACCATCGAACGTGCCAAACGCGGCGCACCCCTGACTGGCGACCTGCCCTCACCAATGGATCCACCGAGCGGCTGTAACTTCCGCACCCGCTGCCCACGGGCACAGGATATCTGTGCGGCCGAAACACCCGAATGGACTGAAAAGGCCCCCGGTCACTGGGTGGCCTGTCATTTTCCTGTTATTTGA
- the oppD_1 gene encoding oligopeptide transport ATP-binding protein OppD yields MSLLTVNKLNTRFKTMDGEVSAVNDISFTIEKGETLGIVGESGSGKSQLVLSIMGLLATNGRVDGSARFQGQELIGLPAKEINKIRGNRMAMIFQDPMTCLNGYLTIARQMTEVLILHKGMSMADARQRSIEMLDAVHIPDARNRIGRYPHEFSGGMRQRVMIAMSLLCEPDLLIADEPTTALDVTVQAQIIDVMNELQSNMGMSIIMITHDLGVIAGISDNVLVMYAGRICEYAPVDDIFRDPQHPYTRGLLHSVPRLDGDTSRALHAIPGNPPNMQHLPTGCAFHERCEFRREICITEQPPLKRINDQRQMACHLEAL; encoded by the coding sequence ATGTCCCTACTCACCGTCAACAAGCTTAACACCCGCTTTAAAACCATGGACGGGGAAGTGTCAGCCGTCAATGACATCTCATTTACCATAGAGAAAGGCGAAACTCTGGGCATCGTCGGTGAATCCGGTTCGGGTAAATCACAACTGGTGCTTTCCATCATGGGACTGCTGGCCACAAATGGCCGGGTCGATGGCAGCGCACGCTTTCAGGGACAGGAACTGATTGGTCTGCCGGCAAAAGAAATCAACAAGATTCGTGGCAACCGCATGGCAATGATCTTTCAGGATCCGATGACCTGTTTGAACGGTTATTTAACCATCGCCCGGCAGATGACGGAGGTGCTGATACTGCACAAAGGCATGAGTATGGCCGATGCGCGGCAACGCTCTATCGAGATGCTCGATGCGGTACATATCCCGGATGCCAGAAATCGTATTGGCCGCTACCCGCATGAATTTTCCGGTGGCATGCGTCAGCGTGTGATGATCGCCATGTCATTATTATGCGAGCCGGATCTGTTGATTGCCGATGAGCCGACCACAGCACTCGATGTGACGGTGCAGGCTCAGATCATTGATGTCATGAACGAACTGCAATCCAACATGGGCATGAGTATCATCATGATCACCCACGACCTCGGTGTTATCGCTGGCATTTCGGATAATGTACTGGTCATGTATGCCGGTCGTATTTGTGAATACGCCCCGGTCGATGACATCTTCAGGGATCCGCAGCATCCTTATACGCGTGGCCTGCTACATTCCGTACCGCGGCTGGACGGCGACACTAGCCGTGCATTGCACGCCATCCCCGGCAACCCGCCGAATATGCAGCATTTGCCCACCGGCTGTGCTTTTCATGAGCGATGTGAGTTCAGGCGTGAGATCTGTATCACGGAGCAACCTCCCTTGAAGCGTATCAATGATCAGCGGCAAATGGCCTGTCACCTGGAGGCCTTATAA
- the oppC gene encoding oligopeptide transport system permease protein OppC — MTAQDINVLPSLEDKVEIKGRSLWSDAMQRLMMNKAAITSLIILGIITIMVIVAPVFSPFTFDEIDWDLISTPPSWTNGHIFGTDAIGRDLFVRTLYGGRMSLMIGVIATLVSLIIGVSYGATAGYLGGKTDAIMMRIVDILYAMPFMFFVILLMVFFGRNIYLIFIAIGAINWLDMARIVRGQTLSLKRKEFVEAAVACGVSTPRIILRHIVPNLLGIVVVYVTLTIPQVILVESFLSFLGLGVQEPATSWGALVNEGAQDMEIAPWALLFPAVFLATTLFCFNFIGDGLRDALDPKDR, encoded by the coding sequence ATGACTGCCCAGGACATCAATGTCCTGCCGTCACTGGAAGACAAGGTAGAAATAAAAGGCCGCAGCCTGTGGAGTGATGCCATGCAGCGGCTGATGATGAACAAGGCGGCGATCACCAGCCTGATAATCCTTGGCATTATTACTATTATGGTTATCGTTGCCCCAGTATTCAGTCCATTTACGTTTGATGAGATTGACTGGGACCTGATCTCGACACCACCGAGCTGGACGAATGGCCATATTTTCGGTACGGATGCTATCGGTCGCGACCTGTTTGTCCGCACACTATACGGCGGCCGCATGTCGTTGATGATTGGTGTCATTGCCACCCTGGTCAGCCTGATCATCGGTGTTAGCTATGGCGCCACGGCAGGTTATCTCGGCGGTAAAACCGATGCCATCATGATGCGCATCGTCGACATCCTCTACGCCATGCCGTTTATGTTTTTTGTGATTCTTTTGATGGTCTTTTTTGGCCGCAACATCTATTTAATTTTTATTGCCATCGGTGCCATCAACTGGCTTGATATGGCACGTATTGTGCGCGGTCAGACCCTGAGTCTTAAGCGCAAGGAATTCGTCGAGGCAGCGGTGGCCTGCGGTGTCAGTACACCACGCATTATTCTGCGGCATATCGTGCCCAACCTGCTCGGTATCGTTGTTGTATATGTCACATTAACCATTCCACAGGTAATACTGGTTGAGTCTTTTTTAAGCTTCCTCGGGCTGGGCGTGCAGGAACCAGCTACCAGCTGGGGGGCACTGGTTAATGAAGGTGCGCAGGATATGGAAATCGCACCGTGGGCGCTGCTGTTCCCCGCCGTCTTTCTTGCCACCACGCTGTTCTGTTTCAACTTTATCGGTGATGGCCTGCGCGATGCGCTGGATCCGAAAGACCGATAA
- the oppB gene encoding oligopeptide transport system permease protein OppB gives MLRYTLRRFLGAWPTLLILLTLAFFLMRAAPGGPFDTEKTLAPEIQANLDKKYHLDEPLIEQYGRYLFDLARGDFGPSFQYKDYTVNELIAAGFPVSLRLGGTAIILAFFIGGLFGTIAALRQNTAVDYAVMATAMTGISIPNFVLAPLMILVFAVNLQWLPAGGWNDGAFANMILPIIALTLPYVAYISRLMRSSMIEVLRSNPIRTARAKGLPEHIVILRHAMKPALLPVVSFLGPATAGILTGSVVIEQIFGIPGLGRYFVQGALNRDYTLVMGVVVFYGILIIFFNIIVDVVYALLDPKVRY, from the coding sequence TTGCTTCGTTATACCCTGAGACGATTCCTTGGTGCCTGGCCCACGTTACTGATTCTGCTGACGCTGGCTTTTTTTCTGATGCGTGCCGCACCGGGTGGTCCATTCGATACGGAAAAAACACTGGCACCGGAAATTCAGGCTAATCTGGATAAAAAATACCATCTCGACGAACCGCTGATAGAGCAATATGGACGCTATCTTTTTGATCTGGCTCGGGGTGATTTTGGTCCCTCTTTTCAATACAAGGATTACACCGTCAATGAACTGATTGCGGCAGGTTTTCCGGTCTCATTGCGACTGGGTGGCACGGCGATCATACTGGCATTTTTTATTGGCGGCCTGTTCGGGACGATTGCGGCATTACGACAAAACACGGCGGTAGATTATGCTGTTATGGCCACCGCGATGACCGGCATTTCAATACCGAATTTTGTGCTTGCGCCCTTGATGATTCTGGTGTTTGCCGTCAATCTACAATGGCTGCCTGCTGGTGGCTGGAATGATGGTGCATTCGCTAACATGATACTTCCCATCATCGCCCTTACTCTGCCCTATGTGGCCTATATCTCGCGCCTGATGCGCAGCAGCATGATCGAGGTTCTGCGCAGCAATCCCATTCGAACTGCACGAGCAAAAGGCCTGCCTGAACATATTGTCATCCTGCGCCATGCCATGAAGCCTGCTCTTCTACCGGTGGTTTCTTTTCTTGGCCCGGCAACTGCCGGCATCCTCACCGGTTCCGTAGTCATCGAACAGATCTTTGGCATTCCCGGGCTCGGGCGCTATTTTGTGCAGGGCGCGCTGAACCGTGATTACACCCTGGTGATGGGCGTTGTGGTGTTCTATGGCATATTGATAATCTTCTTCAACATCATCGTCGATGTCGTTTATGCCCTGCTCGACCCGAAGGTACGTTACTGA
- the oppA_1 gene encoding periplasmic oligopeptide-binding protein precursor, giving the protein MLKRLFLSLCLLAVSQATFAKPDNLAAEQVLRRGNGSEVQTLDPHKAEGVPASNILRDLYEGLTIEKPDGTVIPGAAESWEISDDGKVYTFKMRKNARWSNGDPVTAGDFVYGLRRSVDPATGSQYSQILAPILNAEAIIAGKKPVDSLGVEAIDDSTLKITLKAATPYLLGLLNHSTTYPVHKGSVEKNGDKFSRPGKLVGNGAYVLKEWVVQSHVVLERNPMYWDNDNTIIEKVIYLPIEESSAELKRYRAGEVDITGSIPTSQYNWIKKNLPGELHIAPTLGTYYYGFNLTRPPFKDNLKLRKALSMAVDREILTEKITKAGEIPAYGWVPPGVNNYTSQQLDYAELSGAERIKKAKQLYREAGYSKGNPLTVEIRYNTSEGHKKVAIAISAMWKMNLGVKTKLINEEWKVFLQNRKQKKLTQVFRGGWIGDYNDAFTFAELMQSNHGINDSGYNNPEYDKLLEQAATESDMKKRRSILEAAERMLLKDHAIMPLYFYVSKHLIKPYVKGYEPNILDHTYTKNLWIVKH; this is encoded by the coding sequence ATGCTCAAAAGACTTTTCCTTTCTCTCTGCCTGCTGGCTGTCAGCCAGGCCACTTTTGCCAAACCCGATAATCTTGCTGCGGAGCAAGTATTGCGTCGCGGCAACGGCTCCGAGGTACAGACTCTCGATCCCCATAAGGCTGAAGGTGTCCCGGCATCAAATATCCTGCGTGATCTTTATGAGGGGCTGACGATAGAAAAACCGGACGGGACTGTTATACCCGGTGCGGCGGAATCGTGGGAGATCAGTGATGATGGGAAGGTCTATACCTTTAAAATGCGTAAGAATGCCAGGTGGTCGAATGGCGACCCGGTCACGGCAGGTGATTTTGTATATGGGCTACGGCGCTCGGTCGACCCGGCTACTGGCTCGCAGTACTCTCAGATACTGGCACCCATTTTAAATGCAGAAGCCATCATCGCAGGAAAAAAGCCCGTTGACAGCCTCGGTGTTGAAGCCATTGATGACAGCACGCTGAAGATTACACTGAAAGCCGCCACACCCTACCTGCTGGGGCTACTCAACCACTCAACCACCTACCCTGTTCATAAGGGAAGTGTGGAAAAAAATGGCGACAAGTTCTCTCGCCCTGGCAAGCTCGTGGGTAACGGTGCCTATGTCCTCAAGGAATGGGTAGTGCAATCCCATGTCGTACTGGAGCGCAACCCCATGTACTGGGACAATGACAATACGATTATCGAGAAGGTCATCTATCTACCCATCGAAGAGTCTTCAGCCGAGCTGAAACGCTATCGTGCAGGTGAAGTGGATATCACCGGTAGCATACCCACCAGCCAGTACAACTGGATAAAGAAGAACCTGCCCGGTGAGCTTCATATCGCTCCAACACTTGGTACCTACTACTATGGATTCAACCTGACCCGGCCACCCTTCAAGGACAATCTAAAACTGCGCAAGGCTCTGTCTATGGCCGTAGACCGCGAGATCCTGACCGAGAAGATTACCAAAGCAGGTGAAATCCCTGCCTATGGCTGGGTACCACCGGGTGTTAACAACTACACAAGCCAGCAACTCGATTATGCGGAGTTGTCCGGGGCTGAGCGCATCAAAAAAGCGAAACAGCTATACAGGGAAGCGGGCTACAGTAAAGGCAACCCACTAACTGTCGAGATTCGCTACAACACCTCCGAGGGCCACAAAAAAGTTGCCATTGCTATCTCGGCCATGTGGAAAATGAACCTCGGCGTCAAAACAAAACTGATCAACGAAGAATGGAAGGTCTTCCTCCAAAACCGCAAACAGAAAAAACTGACACAGGTCTTCCGCGGTGGCTGGATCGGTGATTATAACGATGCCTTCACCTTCGCCGAGCTGATGCAAAGCAATCATGGCATTAACGATTCCGGCTACAACAACCCGGAATATGACAAACTACTGGAACAGGCGGCAACGGAAAGTGATATGAAAAAACGCCGCAGCATCCTGGAGGCCGCTGAACGGATGCTGCTGAAAGATCATGCGATTATGCCGTTGTATTTTTATGTTTCGAAGCATTTGATTAAGCCTTATGTGAAGGGGTATGAGCCTAATATTCTTGATCATACTTATACCAAGAATTTGTGGATTGTTAAGCATTAG
- the htpG gene encoding chaperone protein HtpG produces MAKKAKAETHSFQTEVQQLLHLMIHSLYSHKEIFLRELIANSSDACDRLRFSSVQDASLMEDGEELAITITVDKDAHTLTIVDNGIGMNHDEVIDNLGMIASSGTQQFVESLSGDEAKDATMIGQFGVGFYSVFMVADKVTVESRRAGEPADSAIIWTSNGEGEYQLESTKRDNRGTSITLHLREDENEFLETFRLRSIIEKYSDHITLPIRMKMDEEKDELEQINKGAALWARAKSDISEEEYNNFYTTLSYDPEPPMSVLHNHVEGKLEYTSLLYIPSKAPYDIWDREHRKGLKLYVRRIFIMDDAEHLMPPYLRFVKGLVDSADLPLNVSREFLQKNRAIDTIRSALVKKVLGELKKTADKKPEKYANFWKEFGKIIKEGVVDDHENKEKVAELLRFASTHYDEDTQNVSLDDYISRMQDDQKEIYYVTADTWKAAATSPHLEIFRKKGIEVLLLSDPIDEWVVNHLIEYKKKSLKSVAKGGLELDDSETKKEKKATEKKLKKLIEGIATALGDRVKEVRISTRLTDSPSCLVADENDIGANMERLMKSMGQEIPGSAPIMEINPEHDLISYMDEHQDELEDWSQVLYDQALLSEGGKLEAPADYVRRINKLLTSKLAS; encoded by the coding sequence ATGGCCAAGAAAGCCAAAGCAGAAACCCACAGTTTTCAAACCGAAGTGCAGCAGCTGCTGCACCTTATGATCCACTCTCTTTATTCACACAAGGAAATCTTCCTGCGTGAACTGATCGCTAACTCATCGGATGCCTGCGACAGGCTGCGTTTTTCGTCTGTACAAGATGCCTCTTTAATGGAAGATGGTGAAGAACTCGCCATCACCATAACTGTCGACAAAGATGCCCATACCCTGACCATTGTGGATAATGGTATCGGCATGAACCACGATGAGGTGATCGATAATCTGGGTATGATCGCCAGTTCTGGCACCCAACAGTTTGTAGAGTCTCTAAGCGGCGATGAAGCCAAAGATGCCACTATGATCGGCCAGTTTGGTGTCGGTTTCTATTCCGTGTTTATGGTGGCAGACAAGGTGACTGTTGAATCCCGTCGGGCCGGTGAGCCTGCAGATTCAGCTATCATCTGGACCTCTAACGGCGAAGGTGAATATCAGCTTGAGTCGACCAAGCGTGATAATCGTGGCACCAGCATCACCCTGCATTTGCGTGAAGACGAAAACGAGTTCCTGGAAACCTTCCGTCTGCGTAGCATCATAGAAAAATATTCCGATCACATCACCCTGCCCATCCGTATGAAAATGGATGAGGAAAAGGATGAGCTGGAACAAATCAACAAAGGTGCGGCACTATGGGCACGGGCTAAAAGTGATATTTCTGAAGAAGAATATAATAACTTCTACACCACGCTGTCCTATGACCCGGAACCCCCTATGTCGGTGCTGCATAACCATGTAGAGGGCAAACTCGAATATACCTCCCTGCTTTATATCCCGTCTAAAGCCCCGTATGACATCTGGGATCGTGAACACCGCAAGGGGCTGAAATTGTATGTGCGTCGCATCTTCATTATGGATGATGCCGAACACCTGATGCCGCCTTATCTGCGCTTTGTTAAAGGACTGGTGGATTCTGCCGACCTGCCACTGAATGTCTCGCGCGAATTCCTGCAGAAGAACCGTGCCATTGATACCATACGTTCAGCACTGGTAAAGAAGGTTCTTGGTGAACTGAAAAAGACCGCAGACAAAAAACCTGAAAAATATGCCAACTTCTGGAAGGAATTTGGCAAGATAATCAAAGAAGGCGTCGTGGATGACCACGAAAATAAGGAAAAGGTTGCCGAGTTGCTGCGCTTTGCCAGCACGCATTACGATGAGGACACACAGAACGTCTCGCTGGATGACTACATCTCGCGTATGCAAGATGATCAAAAAGAGATCTACTATGTCACCGCCGACACCTGGAAGGCGGCAGCTACTTCTCCTCATCTGGAGATCTTCCGTAAGAAAGGTATCGAAGTACTGCTTCTGAGTGATCCGATAGATGAATGGGTGGTTAACCATCTGATCGAATACAAGAAAAAGTCACTGAAATCAGTCGCAAAAGGCGGTCTGGAACTTGATGACAGTGAAACAAAAAAAGAAAAGAAGGCAACTGAGAAAAAACTCAAGAAGCTGATCGAGGGTATCGCGACGGCCCTCGGTGACCGGGTCAAGGAAGTACGTATCAGCACCCGCTTGACGGACTCTCCTTCCTGCCTTGTGGCGGATGAAAATGATATCGGCGCCAATATGGAGCGTCTCATGAAGTCTATGGGACAGGAGATTCCAGGCAGCGCACCGATCATGGAAATCAACCCGGAACATGACCTGATCAGCTATATGGATGAGCATCAAGACGAGCTGGAAGACTGGTCCCAGGTGCTCTACGATCAGGCATTGTTGAGTGAAGGGGGCAAGCTGGAGGCTCCGGCGGATTATGTTAGGCGGATAAACAAGCTGCTAACAAGTAAGTTAGCAAGCTAA